From the genome of Brevibacterium sp. JSBI002, one region includes:
- a CDS encoding Na(+)/H(+) antiporter subunit C produces the protein MSVSFVMVLAMGVLFAAGIYLMLERSLTRVLLGFILLGNGVNLLIILTAGRGSPPLTDGENLSTEGMSDPLPHALVLTAIVITFSVTAFLLAMIYRSWRLMRADSLQDDDTDLQVAITKLIDSEAEASTDYDDTEFGDEAESPITGAIDLDDDGTPAEREELVDDIEDASTPAEADAIAEAAADSQTEAHSAEEAEVAEEAKDAKPQGDDA, from the coding sequence GTGAGCGTCTCCTTCGTCATGGTCCTGGCCATGGGCGTCCTCTTCGCCGCCGGCATCTACCTCATGCTCGAACGCTCCCTGACGCGCGTTCTGCTCGGCTTCATCCTGCTCGGCAACGGAGTGAACCTGCTCATCATCCTCACCGCCGGGCGCGGTTCCCCGCCCCTGACCGACGGAGAGAACCTGTCGACCGAGGGCATGTCCGATCCGCTGCCGCATGCCCTCGTCCTCACGGCCATCGTCATCACCTTCTCCGTGACGGCATTCCTGCTGGCTATGATCTACCGTTCCTGGAGGCTCATGCGCGCCGATTCGCTGCAGGACGACGACACCGACCTCCAGGTGGCGATCACGAAGCTCATCGACTCCGAGGCGGAGGCGAGCACCGACTACGACGACACCGAGTTCGGCGACGAGGCGGAGTCCCCGATCACCGGCGCCATCGACCTCGACGACGACGGGACTCCTGCGGAGCGGGAGGAACTCGTCGACGATATCGAGGATGCGTCGACTCCGGCCGAGGCCGATGCCATCGCCGAGGCGGCCGCGGACTCGCAGACGGAGGCCCACAGCGCCGAGGAGGCCGAAGTCGCCGAAGAGGCCAAGGACGCGAAACCGCAGGGAGACGACGCATGA
- a CDS encoding YggS family pyridoxal phosphate-dependent enzyme — MSTPDSPSLSAYDIAAIIGNLDEVADRARAAAESSGRSGDDVRVLLATKTQPAEKIRVALEHGFTLIGENKVQEITGKAEALADLDPETHLIGPLQRNKVNHTLRHAQCVQSVDNLSLAEKINNRLDVLDETVDYFIQVNTSREDSKFGVAPEDAEELISATRDLGRMRLRGLMTIGLPGSSPEEIRPSYSDLRELSEKLRGAGVMPPEATELSMGMSNDFELAIAEGATIVRVGSSIFGARDYS; from the coding sequence ATGAGTACGCCTGATTCCCCCTCACTGTCCGCCTACGACATCGCAGCCATCATCGGCAACCTCGACGAGGTGGCTGACCGTGCCCGCGCCGCCGCCGAGTCGAGCGGTCGCAGCGGTGACGATGTGCGCGTGCTGCTGGCCACGAAGACGCAGCCGGCAGAGAAGATCCGCGTCGCCCTCGAGCACGGGTTCACCCTCATCGGCGAGAACAAGGTGCAGGAGATCACCGGCAAGGCCGAGGCTCTCGCCGACCTCGATCCCGAGACCCACCTCATCGGACCGCTGCAGCGCAACAAGGTCAATCACACCCTGCGGCATGCTCAGTGCGTCCAGTCCGTCGACAACCTCTCGCTGGCCGAGAAGATCAACAACCGCCTCGACGTCCTCGATGAGACCGTCGACTACTTCATCCAGGTCAACACCTCCCGCGAGGACTCGAAGTTCGGTGTCGCACCCGAAGACGCCGAGGAGCTCATCAGCGCGACCCGGGACCTTGGTCGGATGCGGCTGCGCGGACTCATGACGATCGGCCTGCCCGGCAGCAGTCCCGAAGAGATCCGCCCCAGCTACTCCGACCTGCGCGAACTCAGCGAGAAGCTGCGCGGAGCCGGGGTCATGCCCCCCGAGGCGACCGAGCTGTCGATGGGCATGAGCAACGACTTCGAACTCGCCATCGCCGAAGGCGCCACGATCGTCCGAGTCGGTTCGAGCATCTTCGGCGCCCGCGACTACTCCTGA
- a CDS encoding NHL domain-containing thioredoxin family protein, with protein MNSSPDTSSSATSSARDVKVRAPELVGRRWMNSGGKDLTLADLRGKVVLLDFWTFCCINCLHVLDELRPLEEKYAKELVIIGVHSPKFEFERTVEAVDQAVERYQVEHLVLDDPDLVTWQAYTARAWPTLAVIDPEGYLVATMSGEGHAAGLTEIIEGLIEEHSAKGTLHSGDGPYVPPPAPETDLFYPGKATRLSSGHLIVADSGHHSLVEYDNDAATIIRRIGTGERGANDGDFASASFSEPGGITVLPADLAAEVGYQLVVADTVNHTLRGIDLENETVTTIAGTGEQHMVGAIDNVRGKPGELGRYDGPARDVKLSSPWDVLFVPSTAEVVVAMAGNHTIWSFDPKDGTIRILSGTMNEGLVDGDGESAWFAQSSGLDLGPAGEVFVADSETSAIRRLDPATGEVSSLVGVGLFDFGFRDGPAAEARLQHPLGVRSLPDGSVAIADTYNGAIRRFDPKTEEVTTLARGLREPSDIVLIDNEDTPDDAELIVVESAAHALTRVKLPKDAQKVDEGALTTKRPSTEIASGPVSLTVSFTVPAGQKLDDRWGDPTFLQVSATPPELISSGEGGAEGLSRDIVINPEFTEGVLHVTARAAACDGEPGGEIPLHAACHLYQQDWGIPVELVDSAPNALTLDLRGA; from the coding sequence ATGAACAGCAGTCCAGATACTTCTTCGTCAGCCACCTCGTCGGCACGGGACGTCAAGGTCCGTGCGCCCGAACTCGTCGGCCGCCGATGGATGAACTCCGGCGGCAAGGATCTGACACTGGCCGACCTGCGCGGAAAGGTCGTCCTCCTCGACTTCTGGACCTTCTGCTGCATCAACTGCCTCCACGTCCTCGACGAACTGCGCCCGTTGGAGGAGAAGTACGCCAAAGAACTCGTCATCATCGGCGTGCACTCGCCGAAATTCGAGTTCGAACGCACCGTCGAAGCAGTCGACCAGGCCGTGGAACGGTACCAGGTCGAGCACCTTGTACTCGACGATCCCGACCTCGTCACCTGGCAGGCCTACACCGCCCGCGCCTGGCCGACCCTGGCGGTCATCGACCCTGAGGGCTACCTCGTGGCGACCATGTCCGGTGAAGGCCACGCGGCCGGTCTCACCGAGATCATCGAGGGCCTCATCGAGGAGCACTCGGCCAAGGGCACCCTCCACTCGGGTGACGGCCCTTACGTTCCGCCGCCGGCCCCGGAGACGGACCTGTTCTACCCGGGAAAGGCCACGCGGCTGTCCTCGGGCCACCTCATCGTCGCCGATTCCGGACACCACAGCCTCGTCGAATACGACAACGACGCGGCCACGATCATCCGCCGCATCGGCACCGGTGAGCGCGGGGCAAACGACGGCGACTTCGCCTCGGCGAGCTTCAGCGAACCCGGCGGCATCACCGTGCTGCCTGCCGACCTGGCTGCCGAGGTCGGCTACCAGCTCGTCGTCGCCGACACCGTCAACCACACCCTGCGCGGAATCGACCTGGAGAACGAGACGGTCACGACCATCGCCGGCACCGGTGAGCAGCACATGGTCGGCGCCATCGACAACGTCCGTGGCAAGCCCGGTGAACTGGGACGATACGACGGACCCGCGCGTGACGTGAAGCTGTCCTCGCCGTGGGATGTCCTCTTCGTCCCCTCCACCGCCGAGGTGGTCGTGGCGATGGCAGGCAACCACACCATCTGGTCTTTCGATCCGAAGGACGGCACGATCCGCATCCTCTCGGGCACGATGAATGAGGGCCTGGTCGACGGCGACGGCGAGTCGGCGTGGTTCGCCCAGTCCTCCGGTCTCGACCTCGGGCCCGCGGGCGAGGTGTTCGTCGCCGACTCCGAGACCTCGGCGATCCGCCGCCTCGACCCCGCCACCGGTGAGGTGTCCTCGCTGGTGGGCGTCGGACTCTTCGACTTCGGCTTCCGCGACGGACCGGCCGCCGAAGCCCGCTTGCAGCACCCGCTGGGAGTGCGCAGCCTGCCTGACGGGTCGGTCGCGATCGCCGACACCTACAACGGTGCGATCCGCCGCTTCGACCCGAAGACCGAGGAAGTCACGACCCTGGCGCGCGGCCTGCGCGAGCCCTCGGACATCGTCCTCATCGACAATGAGGACACCCCCGATGACGCCGAACTCATCGTTGTCGAGTCCGCTGCGCACGCACTCACCCGGGTGAAGCTGCCCAAGGACGCCCAGAAGGTCGACGAAGGCGCATTGACGACGAAGCGCCCTTCGACCGAGATCGCCTCGGGTCCGGTGTCGCTGACCGTGAGCTTCACTGTCCCGGCTGGTCAGAAGCTCGACGACCGATGGGGTGATCCCACGTTCCTGCAGGTGTCTGCGACGCCGCCGGAACTCATCTCCTCCGGAGAAGGCGGAGCCGAGGGGCTCAGCAGAGATATCGTCATCAATCCCGAGTTCACCGAGGGAGTGCTGCACGTGACAGCGCGTGCTGCAGCCTGCGACGGTGAGCCCGGGGGAGAGATCCCGCTGCACGCGGCCTGCCACCTCTACCAGCAGGACTGGGGCATCCCCGTCGAGCTCGTGGATTCGGCTCCGAACGCACTCACCCTCGACCTCCGCGGCGCCTGA
- a CDS encoding LPXTG cell wall anchor domain-containing protein, whose amino-acid sequence MKTSRLVLAPAVAVALTGLAGAPAFAATESTASVPQQPLCAQGDQQSSSSSEADSSVPDESDPQATLAQAQVTRADIADDKKGIGFSGTGFSPDQKATVTVVGTDGTEYSPDKKLTVDEDGKVSGTYFFTVTDGAKVPVGEYSLYLTDLKSEKKSSKVTFDVVSKASEVDEPGKGDDDKCESATGPIKTPDETPSETKSPEPSETKTEEPTTEAPKPSPSETDKAEDKAPADGVKPGPAEGPKDDEPKADEPKVDETDGAEGDEKAEDEAPESTGPASPGTEDKKPAAAAQASMFINPTEVSSEDFLNDGIKIGVSGAQPGEKVSITVEHAQGKVDRYTMTKEADSEGKVTFGVQAKVKAVLGTYNVRAQAESFDEPQGGSFTVLTNGTAVDEGGNGAGNGSGSNDSGSDLPRTGAEMTGLALGVGLLAVGAAAVIITRRRMNASDDPAEF is encoded by the coding sequence GTGAAGACCTCGCGTCTTGTGCTTGCCCCCGCAGTAGCCGTTGCATTGACAGGTCTTGCTGGCGCCCCGGCGTTCGCAGCGACAGAGTCCACCGCTTCGGTCCCTCAGCAACCGCTGTGCGCCCAGGGTGATCAGCAGTCATCGAGCAGCTCCGAAGCGGATTCTTCGGTTCCCGACGAGTCGGATCCGCAGGCGACCCTTGCGCAGGCGCAGGTGACCCGCGCCGATATCGCTGACGACAAAAAGGGAATCGGCTTCTCCGGCACCGGATTCAGCCCGGACCAGAAGGCCACGGTGACCGTCGTCGGCACCGATGGCACCGAATATTCGCCGGACAAGAAGCTCACGGTCGACGAAGACGGAAAGGTCTCCGGCACCTACTTCTTCACCGTCACCGACGGTGCCAAAGTGCCTGTCGGCGAATACTCGCTCTACCTCACCGATCTCAAGTCCGAGAAGAAGTCCTCGAAGGTGACTTTCGACGTCGTCTCCAAGGCCTCCGAGGTCGACGAACCGGGCAAGGGCGACGACGACAAGTGCGAGTCGGCCACCGGTCCCATCAAGACTCCGGACGAGACTCCCAGCGAGACGAAGTCCCCGGAGCCCTCTGAGACGAAGACCGAAGAGCCCACCACCGAGGCGCCGAAGCCGAGCCCGTCGGAAACCGACAAGGCCGAGGACAAGGCTCCTGCCGACGGTGTGAAGCCGGGACCCGCCGAGGGTCCGAAGGACGACGAGCCCAAGGCCGACGAGCCCAAGGTCGATGAGACCGACGGTGCCGAAGGCGACGAGAAGGCCGAGGACGAGGCTCCCGAGTCCACCGGTCCGGCCAGCCCCGGCACCGAGGACAAGAAGCCTGCCGCAGCCGCGCAGGCCTCCATGTTCATCAACCCGACCGAGGTCAGCTCCGAGGACTTCCTGAACGACGGCATCAAGATCGGTGTCAGCGGTGCTCAGCCCGGCGAGAAGGTCTCGATCACGGTCGAGCATGCCCAGGGCAAGGTCGACCGCTACACGATGACCAAGGAAGCCGATTCCGAAGGCAAGGTCACGTTCGGTGTCCAGGCCAAGGTCAAGGCCGTGCTCGGCACCTACAACGTCCGCGCCCAGGCCGAGAGCTTCGATGAGCCCCAGGGCGGAAGCTTCACCGTGCTCACCAACGGCACCGCCGTCGATGAGGGCGGCAACGGGGCCGGGAACGGCAGCGGCTCGAATGATTCGGGCAGCGACCTGCCGCGCACTGGTGCCGAGATGACCGGTCTGGCACTCGGTGTCGGTCTGCTCGCAGTCGGTGCAGCAGCAGTCATCATCACCCGTCGGCGGATGAACGCCTCCGACGATCCCGCGGAGTTCTAA
- the dcd gene encoding dCTP deaminase — translation MTLLSDRDIRAELDSGRIALDPYDPSLIQPASVDVCLDRYFRLFDNHKYAVIDPSLEQPELTRFVEAAPGEPFVLHPGEFVLASTHELVTLPVDVAARLEGKSSLGRLGLLTHSTAGFIDPGFSGHVTLELSNVATLPITLWPGMKIGQLCFFRLSSAAENPYGSQATGNRYQGQRGPTASRSHLNFYRRDM, via the coding sequence GTGACTCTCCTTTCCGACCGCGACATCCGCGCCGAGCTCGACTCCGGGCGCATCGCCCTCGACCCCTACGACCCGTCGCTGATCCAGCCGGCCAGCGTCGACGTGTGTCTCGACCGCTACTTCCGGCTCTTCGACAACCACAAGTACGCGGTCATCGACCCGAGCCTCGAACAGCCCGAGCTCACGCGTTTCGTCGAAGCCGCTCCGGGGGAGCCCTTCGTCCTCCACCCGGGGGAGTTCGTCCTCGCCTCCACTCATGAGCTCGTGACCCTGCCCGTCGACGTCGCAGCCCGGCTCGAGGGCAAGTCCTCGCTCGGACGTCTCGGCCTCCTGACCCACTCGACCGCCGGATTCATCGATCCCGGCTTCAGCGGCCACGTCACACTGGAGCTGTCGAACGTCGCGACGCTGCCGATCACGCTGTGGCCGGGAATGAAGATCGGTCAGCTCTGCTTCTTCCGCCTCAGCTCGGCGGCGGAGAATCCCTACGGTTCGCAGGCCACGGGCAACCGCTACCAGGGCCAGCGCGGTCCGACCGCTTCCCGTTCGCACCTCAATTTCTATCGGAGGGACATGTGA
- a CDS encoding ABC transporter, whose translation MNDELSLAGLQLDGREIDLGRLRAGTMLGLMGSPDSTTSVVLSAAALPHVAPPPRFPTGRRSGRLRVRSWMKGYLRKADAGSGEAASAADPSAALTSFGLRPDVLRRRLDDLDATDRARLALAAAWASGAKWLTLIDPFGSVPGHLRTGLRGRFAELVAQEGRGVVFSSNSLTDHTIAEAGVADIEKDQLVALGSLEQIVTEPRGSLPAELSGVNVYSGLARKGWLSIGHSAVRARTELDGKVYVTLGWRAALLSLDEHDPAFTSATVFEAIVTGLRDRGSCLQAKLSPVDTEMGLALDVDLADLAGVASRQTDPADSTKSDASAESAEDSAATAESDAGEKPTVGFGVLHPGLGATISELRANVKVGTHVFVEVDTSALHAYPVE comes from the coding sequence TTGAACGATGAATTGTCCCTAGCGGGGCTGCAGCTCGACGGACGCGAGATCGACCTCGGACGTCTGCGAGCAGGGACAATGCTCGGACTCATGGGCAGCCCGGACAGTACCACCTCGGTGGTGCTGTCCGCGGCGGCCCTGCCCCACGTCGCACCACCACCACGCTTCCCGACCGGTCGCCGGTCGGGTCGCTTGCGTGTGCGCAGCTGGATGAAGGGCTATCTTCGCAAAGCCGATGCCGGATCTGGGGAGGCGGCATCGGCAGCGGATCCATCGGCTGCCTTGACATCATTCGGACTGCGTCCCGACGTTCTGCGCCGTCGCCTCGATGATCTCGACGCGACCGATCGTGCCCGCCTCGCCCTGGCCGCGGCCTGGGCGAGCGGCGCGAAGTGGCTGACCCTCATCGACCCGTTCGGTTCGGTCCCCGGCCATCTGCGCACCGGGCTGCGGGGGCGCTTCGCCGAACTCGTCGCCCAAGAGGGCCGCGGTGTCGTCTTCAGCTCGAATTCGCTGACCGACCACACCATCGCCGAGGCGGGGGTGGCCGATATCGAAAAGGACCAACTCGTCGCGCTCGGTTCCTTGGAGCAGATCGTCACCGAACCGCGCGGTTCGCTGCCGGCCGAGCTCAGCGGCGTCAATGTCTATTCCGGGCTGGCTCGGAAGGGATGGCTGTCCATCGGCCATTCGGCCGTGCGCGCCCGCACCGAGCTCGACGGAAAGGTTTACGTCACCCTCGGGTGGCGTGCCGCCCTCCTGTCACTGGACGAACACGACCCGGCGTTCACCTCGGCGACGGTGTTCGAAGCCATCGTCACGGGACTGCGCGATCGCGGCTCCTGTCTGCAGGCGAAGCTCTCACCGGTCGACACGGAGATGGGACTCGCCCTCGACGTCGACCTGGCCGACCTCGCCGGAGTGGCGAGCAGGCAGACGGATCCGGCGGATTCGACGAAGTCCGACGCATCCGCCGAATCGGCTGAGGATTCCGCGGCGACCGCCGAATCAGACGCGGGCGAAAAGCCGACCGTCGGATTCGGTGTACTGCATCCGGGACTCGGCGCGACGATCTCCGAACTGCGAGCCAACGTCAAGGTCGGCACGCATGTCTTCGTCGAGGTCGACACCTCTGCCCTGCATGCCTACCCGGTCGAGTGA
- the mmsB gene encoding 3-hydroxyisobutyrate dehydrogenase, giving the protein MSTIGWVGLGNMGRPMTANLVKAGHTVNGFDLVPEAVDAAAKSGVNPVSSIAEAVAGADIVFTMLPKGEHARTAYLEPDGVLANADRKTLLIDSSTIDFDSARLLHSEAKKAGFRLIDGPVSGGVTGAEAGTLTFMLGGDDADIEEARPVIEAMAGNIFHAGGDAAGQAAKIVNNMMLSISLQGVVEGAVLADRFGLDPKVFHDIAKVSSGDSWPLRTWYPVPGVTTTAAANNEFKPGFATALMHKDVGLALAGAETQGVDLPAATLVHAQLQKLIDEDLGGLDTSALIKNIDPNAEGLPK; this is encoded by the coding sequence ATGTCGACGATTGGATGGGTCGGCCTGGGAAATATGGGCCGCCCGATGACTGCGAACCTGGTCAAGGCCGGTCACACCGTCAATGGTTTCGATCTCGTCCCCGAGGCCGTGGACGCAGCCGCGAAGAGCGGGGTGAACCCCGTGAGTTCCATCGCCGAGGCGGTCGCCGGTGCCGATATCGTCTTCACGATGCTGCCCAAGGGCGAGCACGCGCGCACCGCATACCTCGAGCCCGACGGAGTCCTGGCCAACGCAGACCGGAAGACCCTCCTCATCGATTCCTCGACGATCGACTTCGATTCGGCCCGCCTCCTCCACTCCGAGGCGAAGAAGGCAGGCTTCCGCCTCATCGACGGTCCCGTCTCCGGCGGCGTCACCGGTGCCGAGGCCGGCACCTTGACGTTCATGCTCGGCGGCGACGACGCCGACATCGAAGAGGCCCGACCCGTCATCGAGGCAATGGCCGGGAACATCTTCCACGCCGGCGGTGACGCCGCAGGTCAGGCCGCGAAGATCGTCAACAACATGATGCTCTCGATCAGCCTTCAGGGTGTCGTCGAAGGCGCTGTGCTGGCCGATCGCTTCGGCCTCGATCCGAAGGTCTTCCACGATATTGCCAAGGTGTCCTCCGGCGACTCCTGGCCGCTGCGGACCTGGTATCCGGTGCCCGGCGTGACCACCACGGCCGCGGCGAACAACGAGTTCAAGCCCGGTTTCGCCACCGCACTCATGCACAAGGACGTCGGCCTGGCCCTCGCCGGCGCCGAGACCCAGGGAGTCGACCTCCCGGCGGCCACCCTCGTTCATGCACAGCTGCAGAAGCTCATTGACGAAGACCTCGGCGGACTCGACACCTCCGCGCTGATCAAGAACATCGACCCGAACGCCGAGGGCCTGCCGAAGTAA
- a CDS encoding Na+/H+ antiporter subunit A has product MIMTGAFFGASVIAYPLVRLLGRNAFFLLALVPFAGLLWSLSAISDLFGPAAQPIVEDLDWLPELGLSGVFRLDVLSWIMTLLVTGVGALVFVYCTRYFPRDEPGLARFAGIFMAFAGTMYGLVVADELLMLYLFWEGTTVFSYLLIGHSQSRRRSRQAALQALIVTTAGGLAMLVGMILLITATGTGQISTLIDRAQSGMDTGGVIVSAVILILVGAISKSALMPFHFWLPGAMAAPTPVSAYLHAAAMVKAGIYLVLRLAPGYHNIPGWSEVLLTLGLLTMFIGGWQALKQTDLKLLLAFGTVSQLGFLTTMASFGTPDITKAALGLLIAHALFKSCLFLCVGIIDHRAGTRDLTKLSGGWRAFPVVAVCATIAAASMAGLPPLLGFAAKEAAYSTLLSSPDKTSVIAFIGIMIGSILTVAYSARFIWGAFSSKPGVDDIARRDEKLTLVVSPLILTALTLALGPGVGLLDGYFSAWTTGLPAVAEGDGHYHLALWHGFEPALAFTAVTVAAGLALFIVRRPFAKVQATLPSGLDFHELYRMLIGRMEALALWVTARTQRGSLPFYQGVVYFVLVAGLGLAIIANDTWNITFRLWDTPLDLIVAAVLVIVAIGATRAKKRFTAVVVTGISGYAMVAYFAFVGAPDLALTQVLVETITIVVFVLVLRRLPARIGESTGRLTPAWRAIIGGAVGITVMLVVLIATGVRVADPISTDFGQLAYELGHGRNIVNVTLVDIRAWDTMGEISVLVAAGTGIAGLIFVRGREGHLHRFERKKDGTEAAGRIRFQPVAEDVVDLHHTGRSEGLSQKRASWLIAGRTLAPRNRSIILEVTARLIFHAVIIFSVYLLFAGHNAPGGGFAGGLVAGLALVVRYLAGGKYELAEAAPFTPSGMLGTGLVTAILTVIGGWIWGETVFDSVYLEGDLPLLGHVSFGTSTFFDIGVYLIVVGLMLDILRSLGAEVDLHQERDEAMLTDRIHDNVNFSENLGATAEHRAVSEIIDRVNELDVDNGAEGGRL; this is encoded by the coding sequence ATGATCATGACAGGGGCCTTCTTCGGGGCATCTGTCATCGCCTACCCTCTGGTTCGCCTGCTCGGCCGCAACGCTTTCTTCCTCCTCGCCCTCGTTCCCTTCGCGGGACTCCTGTGGAGCCTGTCGGCGATCTCCGATCTGTTCGGCCCCGCGGCCCAGCCGATCGTCGAGGATCTCGACTGGCTGCCCGAACTCGGCCTCTCCGGAGTCTTCCGCCTCGACGTGCTCTCCTGGATCATGACGCTGCTGGTCACCGGGGTCGGAGCTCTCGTCTTCGTCTACTGCACGCGCTACTTCCCGCGGGACGAGCCGGGCTTGGCTCGGTTCGCGGGAATCTTCATGGCCTTCGCCGGAACGATGTATGGGCTCGTCGTCGCCGACGAACTGCTCATGCTCTACCTGTTCTGGGAAGGCACCACAGTCTTCTCGTACCTGCTCATCGGGCACAGCCAGTCCCGCCGTCGCTCGCGGCAGGCTGCCCTGCAGGCGCTCATCGTCACCACGGCCGGCGGCCTGGCCATGCTCGTGGGCATGATCCTGCTCATCACCGCCACCGGCACCGGGCAGATCTCGACCCTGATCGACCGTGCCCAGTCCGGAATGGACACGGGCGGAGTCATCGTCTCCGCCGTCATCCTCATCCTCGTCGGCGCGATCTCGAAGTCCGCGCTCATGCCCTTCCACTTCTGGCTGCCCGGCGCCATGGCCGCACCCACTCCGGTGAGTGCCTATCTTCACGCCGCTGCGATGGTCAAGGCGGGAATCTACCTCGTCCTGCGCCTGGCACCGGGCTACCACAACATCCCCGGCTGGTCCGAGGTGCTGCTCACCCTGGGGCTGCTGACGATGTTCATCGGCGGGTGGCAGGCGCTGAAGCAGACCGACCTCAAACTGCTTCTGGCCTTCGGTACGGTCTCGCAGCTCGGCTTCCTCACGACCATGGCCTCGTTCGGGACTCCGGACATCACGAAGGCGGCCCTGGGTCTGCTCATCGCCCACGCCCTGTTCAAGTCCTGTCTGTTCCTGTGCGTCGGCATCATCGACCACCGTGCCGGCACCCGTGACCTGACGAAGCTCTCCGGCGGGTGGAGGGCCTTCCCTGTCGTCGCCGTGTGCGCGACGATCGCAGCCGCCTCAATGGCGGGGCTGCCGCCGCTGCTCGGCTTCGCTGCGAAGGAAGCCGCATACTCGACGCTGCTGTCCTCGCCGGACAAGACCTCGGTCATCGCCTTCATCGGGATCATGATCGGCTCGATCCTCACCGTCGCCTACTCGGCTCGCTTCATCTGGGGTGCGTTCTCGTCGAAGCCGGGCGTCGATGACATCGCCCGCCGCGACGAAAAGCTCACCCTCGTCGTCTCCCCGCTCATCCTCACCGCGCTGACCCTGGCGCTCGGCCCGGGAGTCGGACTGCTCGACGGCTACTTCTCCGCCTGGACCACCGGACTGCCGGCTGTGGCCGAGGGCGACGGGCACTACCACCTCGCGCTGTGGCACGGATTCGAACCCGCGCTCGCCTTCACCGCTGTGACCGTCGCCGCGGGCCTGGCCCTGTTCATCGTCCGCCGTCCCTTCGCGAAGGTCCAGGCGACACTGCCGTCGGGACTGGACTTCCACGAGCTCTACCGGATGCTCATCGGCCGGATGGAAGCCCTGGCGCTGTGGGTCACCGCCCGCACTCAGCGCGGCTCGCTGCCGTTCTACCAGGGCGTGGTCTACTTCGTCCTCGTCGCCGGATTGGGTCTGGCGATCATCGCCAATGACACGTGGAACATCACCTTCCGGCTCTGGGACACTCCGCTGGATCTCATCGTCGCGGCCGTGCTCGTCATCGTCGCGATCGGGGCCACCCGCGCGAAGAAGCGCTTCACCGCCGTCGTCGTCACCGGCATCTCCGGCTATGCGATGGTCGCCTACTTCGCCTTCGTCGGCGCTCCCGACCTGGCCCTGACCCAGGTGCTCGTCGAGACCATCACGATCGTCGTCTTCGTCCTCGTCCTCCGCCGGCTGCCGGCGCGCATCGGTGAGTCCACCGGTCGCCTCACCCCCGCGTGGCGGGCGATCATCGGCGGCGCCGTCGGCATCACCGTCATGCTCGTGGTCCTCATCGCCACCGGTGTGCGCGTGGCCGATCCGATCTCCACCGACTTCGGGCAGCTCGCCTACGAACTCGGCCACGGCAGGAACATCGTCAACGTCACCCTCGTCGACATCCGTGCGTGGGACACGATGGGCGAGATCTCGGTGCTCGTGGCCGCCGGAACCGGTATCGCCGGCCTCATCTTCGTCCGCGGTCGCGAAGGTCACCTGCACCGGTTCGAGAGGAAGAAGGACGGCACCGAGGCGGCCGGCCGCATCCGCTTCCAGCCCGTGGCCGAGGACGTCGTCGATCTCCACCACACCGGCCGCAGCGAGGGGCTGTCGCAGAAGCGAGCGTCTTGGCTCATCGCCGGACGCACCCTGGCCCCGCGCAACCGGTCGATCATCCTCGAGGTCACCGCACGCCTCATCTTCCACGCCGTCATCATCTTCTCCGTCTATCTGCTCTTCGCCGGCCACAACGCCCCGGGCGGCGGATTCGCCGGCGGCCTCGTCGCCGGCCTCGCCCTCGTCGTGCGCTACCTCGCCGGAGGCAAGTACGAACTCGCCGAGGCGGCCCCCTTCACCCCCTCAGGAATGCTGGGCACCGGCCTGGTCACCGCGATCCTCACCGTCATCGGAGGGTGGATCTGGGGTGAGACGGTCTTCGACTCCGTCTACCTCGAGGGCGATCTGCCGCTGCTGGGCCACGTGTCCTTCGGCACGTCGACGTTCTTCGACATCGGCGTCTACCTCATCGTCGTCGGCCTCATGCTCGACATCCTCCGCTCGCTGGGGGCCGAGGTCGACCTGCACCAGGAGCGCGACGAGGCGATGCTGACCGACCGCATCCACGACAATGTGAACTTCTCCGAGAACCTGGGCGCGACCGCCGAACATCGAGCCGTGTCCGAGATCATCGACCGGGTCAACGAACTCGACGTCGACAACGGTGCGGAAGGGGGCCGACTGTGA